From Candidatus Omnitrophota bacterium, one genomic window encodes:
- a CDS encoding O-antigen ligase family protein → MNNRERLDIIFSETIKWCLYAVVFAAPFSKSISEIGITIAIAVWIAQKLLNRDVKAAKIEMGIGLAIFVIAILPSFFNTAYPSLSIKAFFTKVLKYVFLCIVMADTIRTKERLKDLLTVAFLSIAIITIDGLVQHYTTGYDLLHNYPSFSMRPIFDGAGFFRGYPTACFPYPNDLAAWILLMLLPIACVTLFDMKRSVLRYLTGFASAALFYLFFLAKARGAWIGLGISMLYLAFSKRKIWIVLLLVLVLSASVLVKTEMTRAIFATGSISDRVSMLGTSYQIFVKHPVIGNGLNTFFVNFMKYRNDEWKGKKGSYAHNCYLQMAADTGVVGLAGFLFLIILYFRAVIKELKVIKDDFYRTALWGISIGVFAFLVHSFFDTNLYSLNLATLFWFAIGTSLAIIRVSKTTGL, encoded by the coding sequence TTGAATAATAGAGAGCGATTGGATATAATTTTTAGTGAAACGATAAAATGGTGCCTCTATGCGGTAGTCTTCGCCGCGCCTTTTTCAAAATCAATATCAGAAATTGGCATAACGATCGCGATAGCTGTGTGGATAGCCCAAAAGTTATTGAATCGGGACGTGAAGGCGGCAAAAATAGAGATGGGCATCGGCCTGGCAATATTTGTTATCGCTATCCTACCCTCTTTCTTTAATACCGCTTATCCGTCTCTCAGCATAAAAGCATTTTTTACAAAAGTTTTAAAATACGTATTTTTGTGTATTGTGATGGCAGACACCATAAGGACTAAGGAACGGCTGAAGGATCTTTTGACGGTAGCATTTTTATCCATCGCGATAATAACGATCGATGGCCTTGTCCAGCACTACACCACAGGATATGATCTGCTGCATAATTATCCTTCTTTCAGTATGCGTCCGATTTTCGATGGAGCAGGATTCTTCAGAGGGTATCCTACGGCGTGTTTTCCATATCCGAACGATTTGGCGGCATGGATATTGCTGATGCTCCTGCCTATTGCCTGTGTCACATTATTCGATATGAAGAGGTCCGTGCTCAGATATTTGACGGGATTTGCATCGGCAGCATTGTTCTATCTTTTTTTTCTGGCCAAGGCCAGAGGCGCCTGGATAGGCTTGGGCATATCCATGTTATATCTGGCGTTTTCAAAACGCAAGATATGGATAGTGCTCCTGCTTGTCCTGGTCCTTTCCGCCTCCGTTCTGGTCAAGACCGAGATGACGCGCGCTATATTCGCAACGGGCAGCATCAGCGACAGAGTCAGTATGCTTGGCACTTCCTATCAGATATTCGTCAAACATCCTGTGATAGGTAACGGACTTAATACTTTCTTCGTTAACTTTATGAAATACAGGAATGACGAATGGAAAGGCAAGAAAGGGAGCTATGCCCATAACTGTTATCTGCAGATGGCGGCGGATACTGGAGTTGTGGGGCTGGCCGGATTCCTATTTCTAATTATTTTATATTTCCGGGCGGTTATAAAAGAGTTAAAGGTCATCAAAGACGATTTTTACCGGACGGCTCTCTGGGGTATATCTATCGGCGTCTTCGCTTTTCTGGTTCATAGTTTCTTTGACACCAATCTATATTCTCTGAATCTGGCGACCCTCTTCTGGTTTGCCATAGGTACAAGTCTCGCAATTATCAGGGTATCCAAGACCACCGGCTTATGA